A DNA window from Eptesicus fuscus isolate TK198812 chromosome 8, DD_ASM_mEF_20220401, whole genome shotgun sequence contains the following coding sequences:
- the SMIM19 gene encoding small integral membrane protein 19 isoform X1: protein MTKQRSPRSVRETGSREPGPDSGGKGPRAEQPGRLPPPERAVHMPGDYGVMGDDGSIDYSVHEAWNEATNVYLVVILVSFGLFMYAKRNKRKIMRIFSVPPTAETLSEPNFYDTMSKIRLRQQLEMYSISRKYDHQQPQNQADSVQLSLE from the exons ATGACGAAGCAGAGGTCGCCCAGGTCCGTGCGGGAAACCGGTTCCCGCGAGCCCGGCCCCGACTCCGGGGGAAAAGGGCCCCGCGCCGAGCAGCCTGGCCGCCTGCCGCCTCCGGAGCGAGCAGT ccACATGCCTGGGGATTACGGAGTGATGGGTGACGATGGTTCTATCGATTACAGCGTTCATGAGGCCTGGAACGAAGCCACCAACGTTTACTTGGTAGTGATCCTCGTTAGCTTTGGTCTCTTCATGTATGCCAAGAG GAATAAGAGGAAAATTATGAGGATATTCAGTGTGCCACCTACAGCAGAAACTTTGTCAGAACCCAACTTTTATGACACAATGAGCAAAATTCGTTTAAGACAGCAACTGGAAATGTATTCCATTT caagGAAGTATGACCATCAACAGCCACAAAACCAAGCTGACAGTGTGCAGCTCTCACTGGAATGA
- the SMIM19 gene encoding small integral membrane protein 19 isoform X2, which produces MPGDYGVMGDDGSIDYSVHEAWNEATNVYLVVILVSFGLFMYAKRNKRKIMRIFSVPPTAETLSEPNFYDTMSKIRLRQQLEMYSISRKYDHQQPQNQADSVQLSLE; this is translated from the exons ATGCCTGGGGATTACGGAGTGATGGGTGACGATGGTTCTATCGATTACAGCGTTCATGAGGCCTGGAACGAAGCCACCAACGTTTACTTGGTAGTGATCCTCGTTAGCTTTGGTCTCTTCATGTATGCCAAGAG GAATAAGAGGAAAATTATGAGGATATTCAGTGTGCCACCTACAGCAGAAACTTTGTCAGAACCCAACTTTTATGACACAATGAGCAAAATTCGTTTAAGACAGCAACTGGAAATGTATTCCATTT caagGAAGTATGACCATCAACAGCCACAAAACCAAGCTGACAGTGTGCAGCTCTCACTGGAATGA